The genomic stretch TGCGGCCGTCGGAGGCGGGGGCGACGGAGGTGATGGTGCCGAAGTTGGTGTAGATCGGGTCCGCGCCCGGTCCGCCGGTCAGGTCAGGGCTGATGGGCTGCCAGGTGACGCCCCCGTCAGTGGAGCGGTTGAGCACCTCGGAGCCGTAGTAGAGGACCTTCGGGTCGCTCGGGTCGTGGACGACCGGGGTGAACCAGTTGCGGCGCTTGAACGTCGTGGCGTCCGCGAAGTACGTGAGGGTGTCGCCGCCATCGGTGGAGCGGAAGCAATTGCCGTACTGGTAGCAGGCGATGACCTTGTTCACGTCGGTCGGGTCGATGACGTTCTCCTCGCCGTCACCGCCGAGGTATTCGTTGAACCCGTCCCCGCCCCAGGAGCGCAGCGAGCCGTTGTCCTGGGCGCCGCCCGAGATCCGGGTGACGTCCTTCGGGCTGATCGCGGCGCTGTAGAGCTGGGTGTACGGCTCGTGCCGGGCCTTGACCCAGCCGCCGTCGCCGTCGGAGTCGGAGCGGTACACGCCGCCGTCGTTGCCGAGGTAGACCCGGCCCGGCCGACGCGGGTCCCACACCATGGCGTGATGGTCGACATGGATGCTGGTGGCGTCCGCGGTCCAGGTGTCGCCGCCGTCCTTGGTGGTGAGCAGGGCGACGCCGGCCACATGCGCGTGCTCGGAGTTCCTGGGGTCGATCCACACCTTGCCGAACCACCAGCCGAAACTGGACTGGGAGGCCGTCAGATCGGCGTTGGCCGGGGTGCGGTTCCAGGAGTCGCCGCCGTCGGAGGAGGCGTAGAAGCCCTCGAAGGGGCCGCTCGCCTTGTTGACGATCGCGTAGGCCTTGTCGCCCGCCACCGCGAGGCCGATACGGCCCACGTCCGGTCCCGCGGCGGGCAGTCCGCCGCCGAGGCGCTCCCAGGTCGCGCCGTCGTCGTCGCTGCGGAAGACGCCCGAGCCGACCCCGCCGTACGTCCGCAGGTCCGGGCGTCTGCGGTGGTCCCACAGGACGGCGTAGAGCCGGTTGCCGTCCTTGACGATCTCGGTGGCGCCGGTGAACTCGTTCGCGCCCGCGAGGATCCGCTCCCAGGTCGCGCCGCCGTCCTCGGAGCGGTAGACGCCCCGGTCGCCGCCGCCGTTGTAGAGCGAACCGGCCGCCGCGACATACAGGCGGCGCGGGTTCGCCGGGTCGACGGTGATGGCGCTGATCGCGCCGGAGTCGCGCAGCCCGAGCGGCTGCCAGCTCCGGCCGCCGTCCTTGCTGCGGTACAGGCCCGTCCCCTCGTAGGTGATGCTGCCGCCGCCCGGGTTGGGCTCGCCGGTGCCCACGTACAGCGTGCCGTCGGGGGCGGTCGCCACCGCGCCCATGGCCTGGGTCCAGCTGTCCGGCCACACCGAGTGGAAGGTCTGCCCGGCGTCGATGCTGCGCCACAGACCGCCGCTCGCGGCCGCCGCGTACAACGTGTCCGCGCGCTTCGGGTCGAGCGCGAGGGAGACGATCCGGCCACCGATGTTGGTCGGGCCGACGCTCTTCCAGCGGCCGCCGACGGTGGGCAGTTCACGCGCCTCGGCCGCGGCGAGGTCATGGGCGTGCCGGGGTATCGACTCGCCCGGCAGGGTCTTCTGGAGGTAGCGGTACTCCGCCGGCGCGGCCGGACCCCGGACCGGCCGGTAGACATCGGTGGGCGGGGGCGGTGGTGCCGCCGACGCGGGCGCCGCGAGCAGGGCGGCTCCGGTGATGCTGGCGAGCACGAGCGACAGCAGACCTCTGCCCATGAAAACCCCTTCGTGGTCATGGCCGTGACAAACCTGAACGACGGTACGTGAGAGGTGAGTTGAGCAGAAGGGTGCCGTCGGACACTCCCGGGGCGGACGGCCGGGGGCCATCCGAAACATGCCGTTCCTTTACGAGCGACGGTCTTGACAGGCTGCGTGCGGTTTCGCCACGTTTGATCCCTGTCGGACTGCTCCGATCTCGGTCGGACGGACGGCACCGGAGGGGAATGACGCGGACCACGCGTCACCGGGGGGAAAGTGGGGGGAGCGGTCGCCCATGCGATCCACCAGCAGCACCGACACGGACATCACCGTCCACAGACCCGGCGAGCTGAGCGCCCCGCTGCGCGCGGCCTGGCACCGGTCCATGGACGAGTCACCGGAGTACGCCAACCCGTTCCTGTCACCGGAGTTCGCCGCCGGAGTCGGCCGGCACCGGGGCGGGGTCCAGATCGGCGTGCTGCACGAACACGGCGAGCCCGTCGGCTTTTTACCGTACGAGCGCAATCTCCTGGGCGTCGGCCGGGCCATCGGACTCGGTCTCTCCGACCGCCAGGCCCTGGTGCACCGGCCCGGGATCATCTGGGACACAGAGGAGCTGCTGCGCGGCTGCGGGCTCGCCAGCTTCGAGTTCGATCATCTCGTCGAGGAGCAGAAGCCGTTCGGACGGTACGTCACCGGCATGTTCGCCTCGCCGGTGATCGACCTGGAGCCGGGCGACGGCGACTATCCGGCGTGGCTGCGGGCCACCTACCCGGGGCAGGCCAAGACCACGCTGAAGAAGGAACGCCGACTGGCGCGCGACATCGGCGAGGTGCGGTTCGTCTTCGACGAGCGGGACCCGCAGATGCTGCACCGGCTCATGGAGTGGAAGTCCGCCCAGTACCGCAGGACCGGACGCATGGACCGGTTCGCCCGGCCCTGGATCGTCGACCTGGTGGGCGACCTGTTCCGGCTGCGCGAGGAGCACTTCACCGGAGTGCTCAGTGTGTTGTACGCCGGGGAGCGTCCGGTGGCCGCGCACTTCGGGCCGCGCTCGCGGACCGTCCTCGCGGCCTGGTTCACCGCCTACGACCCGGAGTTCCACTACTACTCGCCGGGCCTGATGATGCACCTGCGCACCGCCGAGGCGGCGGCCCGGCACGGGGTGCGGCTGATCGACCTCGGGCGCGGTGACAAGGAGTACAAGGACTGGCTCAAGACACGTGAGCTGCGGGTGGGCGAGGGCTTCGCGACCCGGCCCCATCCCGTGGCGGCGGCGCATCGGATGTGGCGCAGACCCGTGCGCGGGCTGCGCAACACCGTCCTCGCCCACCCCGGGCTGCGGGAACCGGCCGACCGGCTGCTGAAGACGGTCGGCGCGCTGCGCTCCGCGCGCAGCCACTGAGCCTTTCCTTCCTTCACGTCCGCGCCATGCCACCCATGGCAACGACGGCCCGCCGAGCCGCAAGGCTCACGGCTCCGATCGGCGCGCGCCACCGTGCCGCGTCCGTCCCACCCTCGACGGAAGAAGTGACGATGCCGTACGGATCGCGGCTCGCCGCGACGATGAAGCGGCGGCTCGGACGCGAATGCGTCTACACGCCCTCGGCGCGGCTGGCCCTCTACCTGGCGCTGCGGCGCTGGTGCAGGCCCGGCGCCCGGGTGCTGATGTCGCCGGTGAACGACGACGTGATCCTCTTCGTCGTCCTGGCGGCCGGCTGCCGCCCGGTGCAGGCCCCCGTCTCCCCGTGGGACGGCAACATCGACGTGGCCGCCGTACCCGAGTCGACCTGGCGCACCATCGACGCCGTCCTGACCACCAACCTCTACGGACTGCCCGACCGGGTGCCCGAACTGCGCCGCCGCTGCGACCAGTTGGGGATTCCGCTGATCGAGGACGCGGCCCACGCCATCGGCAGCCACGTGGCCGGGCAGCCGATCGGGACCTTCGGGACCGCCGCCGCCTTCAGCCTCTCCAAGCACGTCGCCGCCACGGCCGGGGGCTTCCTCGCCGTCGAGGACGCCCGCACGCGGCGCGAGCTGGAGCTGCTGCGCGACGACCTCCTCACGCCGCGCCGACTGCGCGACGACCTGAACGTGACCCTGCGCCCACTGGCCCGCTCCACCGTCCGCACCCTGCGTCTGGTCCGTCCGGTGTGGCGCACTTTGCAGCGCCTCGGCCTGCTGGAGCGCGACGAGTTCCGGATGGACCTGCACGCCCCCCTGCTGACCGCCTCCGCCCGCTCCGCGCCCAGCCTCACCGCCTACGAACCCTGGGTCCGCGTCGACCTGCACGGCTTCCGCATCCGCCACGGCGCCCTGGTCCGCGGCCAGATCGAGCTCCGCATGTCCCGCCTGGAAGAGGACCTCGCCCGCCGCCGCGCCGGAGTCGCCCTGCTCTCCGGCACCGCCTGGGCCTCCGCCGCCCTGCGCGAACGGGCCCTCCACGACGGCCCGTTGCCGCTGTTCCGGGTCCCGCTCCTGGTGAACGACCGCGACGCCCTCCTGGACCGCATGGTCGACCACGGCATGGTCTGCGGCTACGTCTACGACCCACCGCTCGACGACTACGCGGGCGCCGAGTTCGTCGAACCCTCCCCGACCCCTGGGCGGCTCGCTGGTTCGCCTCCCACGTCCTGCCCGCCGACCCGCTCCTGGCCCGCCGCATGACCGGCGCGCTCACCAAGGAACGGGCGACGACCGCACGGCCCTCGTACCCCGCCGCCGTCAAGGACGCCAATCCGCCGGCGCCCTTGGGGCAGTAGAGCCGCGGTCACGCCTCGGCATGGACGGCGCTGTCCGACGGTTCGGCGGCGACGATCAGCACGCCCTGCTCCTCGCCCGAGGGCAGCGAGGCGCGCCGGACGAGGGACTCCCAGTTCCCCGGCCACACGGTGGCGGCGTCCCACAGGATCCCCTCCAGCAGCACGCCGTCCAGCTTGGCGCCGCTGAGGTCCGCCCCGACGAAGTCACTGCTCGCCCGCTCGACTTCGGCGACGGCCCTGGCCAGCGCGTCCGCCTGGTCGCAGCCCTGGGTCAGATCGTCGATCAGGTCCTGGGTGACGGTGTCGACGCCGAACAGGTAGGCGGGGGAGGAGGATTCGAGGGTGGCGATCGCCGGTTCCAGCTCCTCGTCGAGCAGTTGCCGCACCCGGTACAGATCGTGCAGCAGCCGCTCGGCGGGCTCGGCGAGAGCCGCCTCGACCGCGGTGAGGTAATCGAGTCCGGTCAGCGTGACCGGGGGCCGCCGCGGCTTGGGCAACGCGGTCATCTCCCTCAGCCGCTCCCTGAGCTGTCCCACCACGAGCCCCGCGTGGCCGGCCGGCCGGGTGGTCTCCTCCAGGAGGTCATTGAGGTTCTGCACCAGGCGTACGGCGGCCCGCATGCCCTCCGCCAGGTCGGCGGGCCAGTAGCTGTGGGCGAGACGCAGCGCCTCCTGGCGGTACTTGACCCGCACCTGCGAGGGCCGGTTGGACAGCGGGCCCCGTTCCGCCAGCCGCGCTTCCAGCGCCGCGTTCCGCCGGCTCAGGGCGGCGCGCGCCTCCCGGGAGCGGCGGCGGGTGACGGCGGTACCCAGGGAGCGGTGGGTGGCCGCCAGGAGACGGTCCAGCGCGAGGTCCGGCGGACGCAGTTCGGGAATCCCGCCCTGCGCGGCGATGCGGTCGGTGACAGCGGTGCCCAAGTGTTCATGGGCCTTGGCCAGCAGTGCGTCGAGCGTGTCCGCGTGGCCGGGGGCACCGGGATCACGGTGGTGCGTCATGTCGCCCTCCCGTCTCCGCCGATGCCGCCACCGAAGCGGCCTTCCAGCCCCAGCCCCTGCCGGAGCGCCGCCCTCGCGCGGGCCAGGTTCTGACGTACGGCCGCCTGCGTGGTGCCCATCGCACGGGCGCTCTCCTGCGTGGTGAAGCCGTCCAGATGCCAGGCCAGGGCCGCGC from Streptomyces davaonensis JCM 4913 encodes the following:
- a CDS encoding WD40/YVTN/BNR-like repeat-containing protein, translated to MGRGLLSLVLASITGAALLAAPASAAPPPPPTDVYRPVRGPAAPAEYRYLQKTLPGESIPRHAHDLAAAEARELPTVGGRWKSVGPTNIGGRIVSLALDPKRADTLYAAAASGGLWRSIDAGQTFHSVWPDSWTQAMGAVATAPDGTLYVGTGEPNPGGGSITYEGTGLYRSKDGGRSWQPLGLRDSGAISAITVDPANPRRLYVAAAGSLYNGGGDRGVYRSEDGGATWERILAGANEFTGATEIVKDGNRLYAVLWDHRRRPDLRTYGGVGSGVFRSDDDGATWERLGGGLPAAGPDVGRIGLAVAGDKAYAIVNKASGPFEGFYASSDGGDSWNRTPANADLTASQSSFGWWFGKVWIDPRNSEHAHVAGVALLTTKDGGDTWTADATSIHVDHHAMVWDPRRPGRVYLGNDGGVYRSDSDGDGGWVKARHEPYTQLYSAAISPKDVTRISGGAQDNGSLRSWGGDGFNEYLGGDGEENVIDPTDVNKVIACYQYGNCFRSTDGGDTLTYFADATTFKRRNWFTPVVHDPSDPKVLYYGSEVLNRSTDGGVTWQPISPDLTGGPGADPIYTNFGTITSVAPASDGRTVYVGTDDGRVWVTKDLGATWTKLAEGRPWVTRVVVDPKNPDRVFTTHSGYRSGSPLPHVYGSTDGGAHWRNLSGNLPSAPANDLVVARGGALYIGTDQGVFASFKGGGHWLRLGRGMPAVPVDDIEYDAGHQRLVAATFGRGFYELKVS
- a CDS encoding GNAT family N-acetyltransferase, with product MRSTSSTDTDITVHRPGELSAPLRAAWHRSMDESPEYANPFLSPEFAAGVGRHRGGVQIGVLHEHGEPVGFLPYERNLLGVGRAIGLGLSDRQALVHRPGIIWDTEELLRGCGLASFEFDHLVEEQKPFGRYVTGMFASPVIDLEPGDGDYPAWLRATYPGQAKTTLKKERRLARDIGEVRFVFDERDPQMLHRLMEWKSAQYRRTGRMDRFARPWIVDLVGDLFRLREEHFTGVLSVLYAGERPVAAHFGPRSRTVLAAWFTAYDPEFHYYSPGLMMHLRTAEAAARHGVRLIDLGRGDKEYKDWLKTRELRVGEGFATRPHPVAAAHRMWRRPVRGLRNTVLAHPGLREPADRLLKTVGALRSARSH
- a CDS encoding DegT/DnrJ/EryC1/StrS family aminotransferase, with amino-acid sequence MPYGSRLAATMKRRLGRECVYTPSARLALYLALRRWCRPGARVLMSPVNDDVILFVVLAAGCRPVQAPVSPWDGNIDVAAVPESTWRTIDAVLTTNLYGLPDRVPELRRRCDQLGIPLIEDAAHAIGSHVAGQPIGTFGTAAAFSLSKHVAATAGGFLAVEDARTRRELELLRDDLLTPRRLRDDLNVTLRPLARSTVRTLRLVRPVWRTLQRLGLLERDEFRMDLHAPLLTASARSAPSLTAYEPWVRVDLHGFRIRHGALVRGQIELRMSRLEEDLARRRAGVALLSGTAWASAALRERALHDGPLPLFRVPLLVNDRDALLDRMVDHGMVCGYVYDPPLDDYAGAEFVEPSPTPGRLAGSPPTSCPPTRSWPAA